The Inediibacterium massiliense genome has a segment encoding these proteins:
- a CDS encoding biotin--[acetyl-CoA-carboxylase] ligase codes for MKKQILSALKNNQDQFISGEELSHQIGVTRTAVWKQIKGLKEDGYEIESISRKGYRLVKEPDILDGDILEIEIKNKLIGKKVFHFEEVDSTNTIAKKMASEGAEEGTIVIAEEQTVGRGRLGRSWVSPKKKGIWMSIILRPSIDPMEASKVTQIAAAAVAKGLMNITHGFVGIKWPNDIIIHNKKVCGILTEMSAELNSMNYMIVGIGMNVNMTNEEFPKEIQNKATSIREFIGKEVSRKEIVKEVLYAFEDLYLDFIQNKNIKKSIDLCKNYSVTLGKEVKIKSQHEEIIAYAIDLTHDGQLMIRKNTGEMETVLSGEVSVRGITDYV; via the coding sequence ATGAAAAAGCAAATTCTAAGTGCTTTAAAAAATAATCAAGATCAATTTATATCAGGAGAGGAATTAAGTCATCAAATAGGAGTAACAAGAACAGCAGTGTGGAAACAAATCAAAGGATTAAAAGAAGATGGATACGAGATAGAATCTATATCAAGAAAAGGATATAGACTTGTAAAAGAACCTGATATTTTAGATGGAGATATTTTAGAAATAGAAATAAAAAATAAATTAATTGGAAAAAAAGTATTTCATTTTGAAGAAGTAGACTCTACCAATACCATTGCAAAGAAAATGGCTAGTGAGGGAGCAGAGGAAGGGACTATCGTCATTGCAGAAGAACAAACTGTAGGAAGAGGAAGGTTAGGTAGAAGCTGGGTATCCCCAAAGAAAAAAGGAATATGGATGTCTATTATTTTAAGACCTTCCATAGATCCTATGGAAGCTTCGAAGGTAACACAAATTGCAGCTGCAGCTGTGGCAAAAGGACTTATGAACATTACTCATGGGTTTGTGGGGATAAAATGGCCAAATGATATTATTATCCACAACAAAAAAGTATGTGGGATTTTAACAGAAATGAGCGCTGAATTAAATTCCATGAATTATATGATTGTTGGAATTGGAATGAATGTGAATATGACAAATGAAGAATTCCCAAAAGAAATCCAAAATAAAGCTACTTCTATAAGAGAATTTATAGGAAAAGAGGTATCTAGAAAGGAAATTGTAAAAGAAGTTTTATATGCCTTTGAAGATTTGTATTTAGATTTTATTCAAAACAAAAATATAAAAAAAAGTATAGATTTATGTAAAAACTATTCAGTGACTTTAGGAAAAGAAGTAAAGATCAAAAGTCAACATGAAGAGATCATAGCTTATGCTATAGATCTTACCCATGATGGACAGTTGATGATTAGAAAGAATACAGGAGAAATGGAGACGGTTTTATCAGGAGAAGTATCTGTAAGAGGGATTACAGATTATGTATGA
- the lysS gene encoding lysine--tRNA ligase yields MSEEMSLSEVLQVRRDKLKKLQEMGRNPFQVEKYEQTAFSQDIKDDFDNMEGQEVSIAGRIMAKRTMGKASFLDIQDKQGRIQSYVRKDALGDEEYEIVLTYDIGDIIGVKGNVFRTKRGEISIKAQNIELLSKSLQPLPEKWHGLKDKELRYRQRYVDLIVNPQVKETFIARTKAIKALRKYLDDRDFLEVETPILDSVASGATARPFVTHHNTLDIDMYMRIATELHLKRLVVGGIDRVYEIGRLFRNEGMSQRHNPEFTTIEWYMAYADYEVMMKMCEEVVSEMAMAAAGQTKLMYQGQEIDFTPPWRRIRMVDLVTETTGINFEEVSTDEEAKKIAKEKGIEIEKETTKGEIINLFFEEFCEKTLMQPTFVTHHPVEISPFAKRDPQNPGYTHRFEAFANTWEIANAFSELNDAMDQRGRFEDQIRKKELGEDEVAMMDEDFLNALEVGLPPTGGIGIGIDRLVMLLTDSPTIRDVILFPTMKPIEK; encoded by the coding sequence ATGAGTGAAGAAATGAGTCTTAGCGAAGTATTACAAGTTAGAAGAGATAAACTTAAAAAACTTCAAGAGATGGGTAGAAACCCATTCCAAGTGGAAAAATATGAACAAACTGCATTTAGCCAAGATATAAAAGATGATTTTGACAATATGGAAGGGCAGGAAGTATCTATTGCTGGAAGAATTATGGCAAAAAGAACTATGGGAAAGGCTTCTTTTTTGGATATACAAGATAAACAAGGAAGAATTCAATCTTATGTTCGAAAAGATGCATTAGGTGACGAAGAGTATGAAATTGTTCTTACATATGATATTGGAGATATTATAGGGGTAAAAGGAAACGTGTTTAGAACGAAGAGAGGAGAAATCTCTATAAAAGCTCAAAATATAGAGCTTCTTTCTAAATCATTACAACCTCTTCCAGAAAAATGGCATGGTTTGAAAGACAAAGAATTAAGATATAGACAAAGATATGTAGATTTAATTGTAAATCCTCAAGTAAAAGAAACTTTCATAGCTAGAACAAAAGCTATAAAAGCATTAAGAAAATATCTAGATGATCGTGACTTTTTAGAAGTAGAAACTCCTATATTAGATTCTGTGGCATCAGGTGCTACTGCTAGACCTTTTGTTACCCATCATAATACTTTAGATATAGACATGTATATGAGAATAGCTACAGAACTACATTTGAAAAGATTAGTGGTAGGCGGAATAGATCGAGTATATGAAATAGGAAGACTATTTAGAAACGAAGGAATGTCTCAAAGACATAATCCAGAATTTACAACTATTGAATGGTATATGGCATATGCAGACTATGAAGTCATGATGAAAATGTGCGAAGAAGTAGTATCAGAAATGGCAATGGCTGCAGCTGGACAAACCAAACTAATGTATCAAGGACAGGAAATAGATTTTACTCCTCCATGGAGAAGAATAAGAATGGTAGATTTAGTTACAGAAACAACAGGTATTAATTTTGAAGAAGTAAGTACAGATGAAGAAGCAAAAAAAATTGCTAAAGAAAAAGGAATTGAAATAGAAAAAGAAACTACAAAAGGAGAAATTATTAACCTATTCTTTGAAGAATTTTGTGAAAAAACATTGATGCAACCTACTTTTGTTACGCATCATCCAGTTGAAATTTCACCTTTTGCAAAGAGAGATCCACAAAATCCAGGATATACTCATAGATTTGAGGCGTTTGCAAACACTTGGGAAATTGCAAATGCATTCTCAGAATTAAATGATGCTATGGACCAAAGGGGTAGATTTGAAGATCAAATAAGAAAGAAAGAATTGGGAGAAGATGAAGTTGCTATGATGGATGAGGATTTCCTAAATGCTCTTGAAGTAGGACTTCCACCAACAGGAGGAATTGGAATTGGTATCGATAGATTAGTGATGCTTCTTACGGATTCTCCAACCATTAGAGATGTAATTTTATTTCCAACAATGAAGCCTATTGAAAAGTAA
- a CDS encoding TerD family protein, translated as MGLSGISGLGGNINPNPQEEGLNSLGGLTGSNVVSLKKGQKVSLKKAAQDAGVAGSLSKIHVGLGWDVNKFDGKDFDLDVFTFAVKEDGKVRDEKDFVFYGNPNPQGLSVSFGGDNRTGQGSGDDEIILVDLAGIPLDIHKIIFAITIYEGKERGQNFGMVDNAFVRLADKNTGKEFLRYDLSEEYSMETAVVVGEMYRHNGEWKFNAIGSGFKDGLVALCACYGVSAE; from the coding sequence ATGGGGCTTAGTGGAATTTCAGGGTTAGGAGGAAATATAAATCCCAATCCACAAGAAGAAGGATTAAACAGCTTAGGAGGACTTACAGGAAGTAATGTAGTATCTTTAAAAAAGGGACAAAAAGTATCTTTAAAGAAAGCAGCGCAAGATGCAGGAGTAGCTGGAAGTTTATCTAAAATTCATGTGGGATTAGGATGGGATGTAAACAAATTTGATGGAAAAGATTTTGATCTAGATGTATTTACTTTTGCTGTAAAGGAAGATGGAAAAGTAAGAGATGAAAAAGATTTTGTATTTTATGGGAATCCTAATCCACAAGGTCTCTCAGTTTCTTTTGGAGGAGACAATCGAACAGGGCAGGGTTCAGGAGACGATGAGATAATTTTAGTAGATTTAGCAGGGATTCCTCTTGATATTCATAAAATAATTTTTGCCATTACCATTTATGAAGGAAAAGAAAGGGGACAAAATTTTGGAATGGTTGACAATGCTTTTGTCCGCTTAGCAGATAAAAATACAGGAAAAGAATTTTTAAGATATGATTTATCAGAAGAGTATAGTATGGAGACAGCAGTAGTAGTAGGAGAAATGTATAGACATAATGGAGAATGGAAATTTAATGCTATAGGATCAGGTTTTAAAGATGGATTGGTGGCACTTTGTGCTTGTTATGGAGTTAGTGCAGAATAA
- a CDS encoding thioredoxin family protein, with amino-acid sequence MDIRELFQKGISFIDFVNQDKDTYREKTLEIYNHIKIEEEILEGIGSIHHLVHILVFAEIWCPDCMINVPAVQTIADHNSNFNISIVSREGNEDYMEDYKVNGKSKIPTFLIMDDEFNVLGTFVEQPQMIKEIEQKGKQVEIIVAKRKYRKGEYINETIKEILDISKK; translated from the coding sequence ATGGATATACGAGAACTTTTCCAAAAGGGAATTTCTTTCATAGACTTTGTGAATCAAGACAAAGATACTTATAGGGAAAAAACACTAGAAATATATAATCACATTAAAATAGAGGAAGAAATTTTAGAAGGAATAGGATCTATTCATCATCTAGTTCATATTTTAGTATTTGCAGAAATATGGTGTCCTGATTGTATGATTAATGTACCTGCAGTACAAACGATAGCAGATCATAATTCAAATTTTAATATTTCTATTGTGTCAAGAGAGGGAAATGAAGATTATATGGAAGATTATAAAGTCAATGGAAAATCTAAAATTCCTACTTTTCTTATTATGGATGATGAATTTAATGTATTAGGTACTTTTGTGGAACAACCTCAAATGATTAAAGAAATAGAACAAAAAGGAAAACAGGTGGAAATTATTGTTGCTAAAAGAAAATATAGAAAAGGCGAGTATATAAACGAAACTATAAAAGAAATATTAGATATATCAAAAAAATAG
- a CDS encoding AIM24 family protein, with protein MTFQMSTYEHLTGATKQTPSYSCVAQGNGFFFAKKGAMVADQGSFKYEKVLLDPNAGAGIARGIMNNISRRLTGENMEIMKVTGNGMCVLAFQGKNVTIVPLQSGEKIGVEAENILAFSGNLTYGVRFIGAGVLSQKGMFTTNFENRSSEVGYVAIITEGNAIVLQTPCRVDPDAIICWTGSDPNLKTDINWKTFIGQTSGESYMFEFSQGGQTVVLQPSERKAGLDVGIDRGGPIGSQSSAFENSVESGQNMMNTLGNFFGNR; from the coding sequence ATGACCTTTCAAATGTCAACCTATGAACACTTAACAGGAGCCACAAAACAAACGCCTTCCTATTCTTGTGTAGCACAAGGAAATGGATTTTTCTTTGCAAAAAAAGGAGCTATGGTAGCAGATCAAGGAAGCTTCAAATATGAGAAGGTTCTTTTAGATCCTAATGCAGGAGCAGGAATTGCAAGAGGAATTATGAATAATATTTCTAGAAGACTAACAGGCGAGAATATGGAAATTATGAAAGTAACAGGAAATGGTATGTGTGTATTAGCTTTTCAAGGAAAGAATGTAACCATTGTACCTCTTCAGTCTGGAGAAAAAATAGGTGTAGAAGCAGAAAATATATTAGCATTTTCGGGAAATCTAACTTATGGAGTTCGATTCATAGGAGCAGGAGTTTTATCACAAAAGGGAATGTTTACAACAAATTTTGAGAATCGATCTTCAGAAGTAGGCTATGTAGCCATTATTACAGAGGGCAATGCCATTGTACTTCAAACTCCATGCAGGGTAGATCCTGATGCGATTATATGTTGGACAGGATCAGATCCTAATTTAAAAACAGATATTAATTGGAAGACATTTATTGGACAAACTTCAGGAGAATCCTATATGTTTGAATTTTCTCAAGGAGGACAAACTGTTGTATTGCAGCCTTCAGAAAGAAAAGCAGGATTAGATGTGGGGATTGATAGAGGAGGACCTATCGGAAGTCAATCTAGTGCATTTGAAAATTCTGTAGAGAGTGGACAAAATATGATGAATACTTTAGGAAACTTCTTTGGAAATAGATAA
- the dusB gene encoding tRNA dihydrouridine synthase DusB, with the protein MKIGDVVLKNNLSLGPMAGVTDLSFRLLCKEQEVGLVYTEMISAKGLFYNDQKTEKLIEIHEKEKPVALQIFGSDPYFMAKAAQKLNDHDHAILDINMGCPTPKIVKNGDGSALMKDPKLAGEIVGAVVKNTEKPVTVKIRKGWDDDHVNAVEMAKRIEENGAKAIAVHGRTREQFYTGKADWNIIKEVKNSVSIPVIGNGDVFTIEDALKMKEMTNCDGIMIARGAQGNPWIFKRIAHYINTGEILSEPTIEEKVNMMMKHFYLLIEYKGEYVAVREMRKHIGWYLKGVRNSSIIRGSLNGIQRKEDMEQMLQKLLDYCV; encoded by the coding sequence ATGAAAATAGGAGATGTAGTACTCAAAAACAATTTATCTTTAGGACCCATGGCAGGAGTAACAGACTTATCCTTTAGGCTTCTTTGCAAAGAGCAAGAAGTAGGACTTGTTTATACAGAGATGATTAGTGCAAAAGGACTTTTTTATAATGATCAAAAGACTGAAAAGCTTATTGAAATTCATGAAAAAGAAAAACCTGTAGCTCTTCAAATATTTGGATCAGATCCTTATTTTATGGCCAAAGCTGCTCAAAAGTTAAATGATCATGATCATGCCATATTAGATATTAATATGGGATGTCCTACTCCTAAGATTGTAAAAAATGGAGATGGATCAGCTCTGATGAAGGACCCTAAGCTTGCAGGAGAAATTGTAGGTGCAGTAGTGAAGAACACAGAAAAACCTGTTACTGTAAAAATCAGAAAGGGTTGGGATGACGATCATGTAAATGCAGTAGAGATGGCAAAAAGAATAGAAGAAAATGGAGCAAAAGCTATTGCTGTACATGGAAGGACACGAGAACAATTTTATACAGGTAAAGCTGATTGGAATATTATTAAAGAAGTAAAAAATTCAGTGTCTATCCCAGTAATAGGAAATGGAGATGTGTTTACGATAGAAGATGCACTAAAAATGAAGGAAATGACAAATTGTGATGGTATTATGATTGCAAGAGGAGCCCAAGGTAATCCATGGATTTTTAAAAGAATAGCTCATTATATCAATACAGGAGAAATCTTATCAGAACCTACTATAGAAGAAAAAGTAAATATGATGATGAAGCATTTTTATTTATTGATTGAATATAAAGGAGAATATGTGGCAGTTCGAGAAATGAGAAAACATATAGGATGGTATTTAAAAGGAGTTAGAAATTCTAGTATTATTCGTGGAAGCTTAAATGGGATTCAAAGGAAAGAAGATATGGAACAGATGTTGCAAAAACTTTTAGACTATTGTGTATAA
- the greA gene encoding transcription elongation factor GreA, with protein MADKEIILTRQGLEKLEEELENLKTVRRKEVAERIKEAIAFGDISENSEYDEAKNEQAQVEERIAKLEATLRKAKVIDEEDISLDVVGIGTTVKVKDLEYNEEMEYTIVGSAEADPYELKISNESPVGRGLLGKKVGEVVDVQVPDGIIKYEILEISR; from the coding sequence ATGGCTGATAAGGAGATTATATTAACTCGTCAAGGATTAGAAAAACTAGAAGAGGAATTAGAGAATCTAAAAACTGTTAGAAGAAAAGAAGTAGCAGAAAGAATAAAAGAAGCGATTGCTTTTGGAGATATAAGTGAAAATTCAGAATATGATGAAGCGAAAAATGAACAAGCACAAGTAGAAGAAAGAATTGCAAAGCTTGAAGCGACTTTAAGAAAAGCAAAAGTTATTGATGAAGAAGATATATCTTTAGATGTAGTAGGAATTGGAACTACTGTAAAAGTGAAAGATTTAGAATATAATGAAGAAATGGAATATACTATTGTAGGTTCTGCAGAAGCAGATCCTTATGAATTGAAAATCTCTAATGAATCTCCTGTAGGAAGAGGATTATTAGGAAAAAAAGTAGGAGAAGTTGTAGATGTACAAGTTCCAGATGGAATTATAAAATATGAAATATTAGAAATTAGCAGGTAA
- a CDS encoding type III pantothenate kinase — protein MLLAFDVGNTNIVLGAYKGEKLLNYWRFATDKAKSSDEYGILIHQLFEYEGLKLKDVEDVIISSVVPPIMYTLEHAASKYCNKKAMVIGPGIKTGMNIRYDNPKQVGADRIVNAVAAYEKYGGPLVIVDFGTATTFCAISEKGEYLGGTIAPGIKISSEALFEHAAKLPRVELVKPGKVICKNTVSSMQSGMVYGYVGLVDYIVRRMKKELENEKTKVIATGGLASLIMTESETIDHIDKLLTLEGLRIIYKRNKE, from the coding sequence ATGTTATTAGCATTCGATGTCGGGAATACCAATATTGTTCTAGGAGCATATAAAGGAGAAAAACTACTAAATTATTGGAGATTTGCTACAGATAAGGCGAAAAGCTCAGATGAATATGGAATTTTGATTCATCAATTATTTGAATATGAGGGACTCAAACTAAAAGATGTAGAAGATGTAATTATTTCATCTGTTGTACCGCCTATTATGTATACACTTGAACATGCAGCTTCAAAATACTGTAATAAAAAAGCAATGGTGATCGGTCCTGGCATCAAAACAGGAATGAACATAAGATATGACAACCCAAAACAAGTAGGAGCAGACCGAATTGTCAATGCAGTTGCAGCATATGAAAAATATGGAGGACCTTTAGTAATAGTAGATTTTGGAACAGCTACGACCTTTTGTGCCATATCAGAAAAGGGAGAATATTTAGGAGGAACCATCGCACCAGGAATAAAAATTTCTAGTGAGGCATTGTTTGAGCATGCAGCCAAATTACCTAGAGTAGAACTTGTAAAGCCTGGAAAGGTAATATGTAAAAATACTGTAAGCAGTATGCAATCAGGAATGGTTTATGGATATGTAGGGCTTGTAGATTATATTGTTCGTAGAATGAAAAAAGAATTAGAAAATGAAAAAACAAAAGTAATCGCAACGGGAGGTCTTGCAAGTCTTATTATGACTGAATCAGAGACTATAGATCATATTGATAAGCTTCTTACCCTTGAGGGACTTAGAATTATTTATAAAAGAAACAAGGAATAA
- a CDS encoding sodium ion-translocating decarboxylase subunit beta produces MGDTIIKFLHDTGFRGLYEQPGSILMIAISFVLLYLAIKKGFEPLLLIPIAFGMFLANLPFADLMKPHGLHGSPGGLLWYFFQGDELGIFPPIIFMGVGAMTDFGPLIANPKSLLLGAAAQFGIFTTFIGAIILGFTGKEAASIGIIGGADGPTAIFLASKLAPHLLGAIAVAAYSYMALVPIIQPPIMKLLTTKEERMIKMDQLRNVSKTEKILFPIMVTLVVSLMLPPAATLIGMLMLGNLFRESGLTGRLADTAQNALINIVTIFLGLSVGATASAKNFLTEETLKIILLGVAAFAVGTAAGVIIAKIMNKLSGGKINPLIGSAGVSAVPMAARVSQVVGQKENPSNFLLMHAMGPNVAGVIGSAVAAGIMLSLFG; encoded by the coding sequence ATGGGAGATACCATCATAAAGTTCCTGCATGATACAGGATTTAGAGGACTGTATGAACAACCAGGGAGTATTCTTATGATTGCCATTTCTTTTGTATTATTATATCTGGCAATTAAGAAAGGGTTTGAACCTCTCCTTTTGATACCTATAGCTTTTGGTATGTTTTTAGCAAATTTACCATTTGCAGATTTGATGAAGCCTCATGGACTTCATGGATCTCCAGGAGGACTCCTATGGTATTTTTTCCAGGGAGATGAACTAGGAATTTTTCCACCGATTATTTTTATGGGAGTAGGTGCCATGACTGATTTTGGACCTCTTATTGCAAATCCAAAATCTCTACTTTTAGGAGCGGCAGCTCAGTTTGGAATATTTACAACTTTTATTGGAGCTATTATATTAGGATTTACAGGAAAAGAGGCAGCATCTATAGGGATTATAGGAGGAGCAGATGGACCTACAGCCATTTTTTTGGCATCTAAATTAGCACCCCATTTATTAGGAGCTATTGCTGTGGCAGCTTATTCTTATATGGCACTTGTACCTATCATTCAGCCTCCTATTATGAAGCTTTTAACTACAAAAGAAGAGCGTATGATTAAGATGGATCAACTAAGAAATGTATCAAAAACGGAAAAGATTTTATTTCCTATTATGGTTACATTGGTAGTATCTTTAATGCTTCCTCCAGCAGCAACCTTAATTGGAATGCTCATGCTTGGAAATTTATTTAGAGAAAGTGGGTTAACAGGAAGGTTAGCAGATACAGCACAAAATGCTTTGATTAATATTGTAACTATATTTTTAGGACTTTCTGTAGGAGCTACTGCAAGTGCAAAGAATTTTTTAACAGAGGAAACTTTAAAAATAATTTTATTAGGAGTAGCAGCCTTTGCAGTAGGTACAGCAGCAGGAGTGATTATTGCAAAGATTATGAATAAATTATCTGGTGGAAAAATCAATCCACTGATTGGTTCAGCTGGAGTTTCAGCAGTACCAATGGCGGCTAGAGTTTCACAAGTAGTAGGACAAAAGGAAAATCCTTCTAACTTTTTATTGATGCATGCTATGGGACCAAATGTAGCAGGGGTTATAGGTTCCGCTGTTGCGGCAGGGATTATGCTTTCATTGTTCGGTTAA
- a CDS encoding biotin/lipoyl-containing protein — MKKFNITVNGNSYEVEVEELGGVTSTPAQRPVVQRSQAPVPKAAPKPQPQKAAKAPVGGNTVTAPMPGTILDIKVKEGDTVDNGQVLLILEAMKMENEIMAPLAGKVVSIHTTKGASVNAGDVLVVLG, encoded by the coding sequence ATGAAAAAATTTAATATTACAGTAAATGGAAATAGCTATGAAGTGGAAGTAGAAGAACTTGGAGGCGTAACATCAACTCCGGCACAAAGACCTGTAGTACAAAGATCACAAGCCCCAGTACCAAAGGCAGCGCCAAAGCCACAACCACAAAAGGCAGCAAAAGCTCCAGTTGGAGGAAATACAGTTACAGCTCCAATGCCAGGAACTATTTTAGACATTAAAGTAAAAGAAGGAGATACAGTAGATAACGGACAGGTACTTTTAATTTTAGAGGCTATGAAGATGGAGAATGAAATTATGGCGCCTTTAGCAGGAAAGGTAGTTTCTATTCATACAACAAAGGGAGCTTCTGTAAATGCAGGAGATGTTTTGGTTGTATTAGGATAA
- the nrdJ gene encoding ribonucleoside-triphosphate reductase, adenosylcobalamin-dependent produces MEVIKRNKKMVSFDLKKIINAIERAMSETKIGVDSNLSKEIANLIYEKIKKQKHPIHVEEIQDMVEELLMSSNRKDVAKTYIIYREEHNKLRKIKKIKKIGLLTDEFISQYKHRSSPMGHLGNFVYYRTYSRWLPEQKRREYWWETVRRAVEYNCGLVPTSKEEAEKLYDNVYNLRQFLSGRTFWVGDTPVARNYPMANYNCAFLIIDSFESFKDLFYLLMIGSGVGVRVLKEDIKTLPKVRIDYEMIHKDYTPTPILEREDCTSLEFFHNHTVKITVGDSKEGWTQALDFFLKLIYSNEYRNVKTVIVDYDHVRPKGEKLKTFGGTASGHSSLKNMFVKIDKVLKRNRIEYAHKRVKLKPIDCLDIANIIGENVVVGGVRRTAEMILIDPNDYESIEAKSNLYKKINGQWRVDQEIIHRQMSNNSIYYTAKPTREKLHWQIEKMRYSGEPGWVNAEAASKRRPDMNGVNPCGEILLDSKGLCNLTTINVYAFIKEDHTLDVEGLVEAQRLSVRAGYRMTCVELELPKWNDVQQRDKLVGCSLTGWQDMVNMTEMMKENQEEVLKVLRDAAHEEVEKYAKEIGQNKPLLVTTVKPEGTLSQLPTVSSGVHYSHSPYYIRRIRISADDPLVKVCEELGYPVFPEVGQEWDTCATKVVEFPVKAPFGKTKYDVSAIEQLENYRMFMKYYVDHNCSITVHVREHEWEEVEQWVWDHWHEVVALSFLSLDDNFYKLLPYEAIDEKDYNKRVKEMKPFVPSLIRKYEKEEIEIDLGNESCEGGICPIR; encoded by the coding sequence TTGGAAGTTATTAAAAGAAATAAAAAGATGGTTTCATTTGACTTAAAAAAGATTATAAATGCTATTGAAAGAGCCATGTCGGAAACAAAAATAGGAGTAGATTCAAATTTAAGTAAAGAAATTGCTAATTTAATATATGAAAAAATTAAAAAACAGAAACATCCCATACATGTAGAAGAAATACAAGATATGGTAGAAGAACTTTTAATGTCTAGCAATCGAAAAGATGTTGCAAAAACATACATAATTTATCGAGAAGAACATAACAAGCTTAGAAAGATAAAAAAAATAAAAAAAATTGGATTGTTAACAGATGAATTTATAAGTCAATACAAGCATAGATCTTCTCCCATGGGGCATCTTGGTAATTTTGTATATTATAGAACTTATTCTAGATGGCTTCCAGAACAAAAAAGAAGAGAATATTGGTGGGAGACAGTAAGACGTGCTGTTGAATACAATTGTGGTCTTGTTCCTACTTCTAAGGAAGAAGCAGAAAAATTATATGACAATGTCTATAATTTAAGACAATTTTTGTCAGGAAGAACTTTTTGGGTAGGAGATACTCCTGTGGCAAGAAATTATCCCATGGCAAACTATAATTGTGCATTTCTTATAATAGATTCCTTTGAGAGTTTTAAAGATCTTTTTTATCTTCTTATGATTGGATCTGGCGTAGGAGTTAGAGTATTAAAAGAAGATATAAAAACTCTTCCAAAGGTTCGTATAGATTATGAAATGATTCACAAGGATTATACACCTACTCCTATTTTAGAGAGAGAAGATTGTACAAGCTTAGAATTCTTTCACAATCATACTGTCAAAATTACAGTAGGAGATAGCAAAGAAGGGTGGACTCAAGCTTTAGATTTCTTTCTCAAATTAATTTATAGCAATGAATATAGAAATGTAAAAACTGTGATTGTAGATTATGATCATGTAAGACCAAAAGGGGAAAAACTCAAAACTTTTGGAGGAACTGCTAGTGGTCATTCTAGCCTTAAAAATATGTTTGTAAAAATAGATAAAGTTTTAAAAAGAAATAGAATAGAATATGCTCATAAAAGAGTGAAATTAAAGCCTATTGACTGTTTGGATATTGCTAATATTATAGGAGAAAATGTGGTAGTTGGAGGAGTTAGACGTACTGCAGAGATGATTTTAATTGATCCAAATGATTATGAATCCATTGAAGCAAAATCTAATTTATATAAAAAAATTAATGGACAATGGAGGGTAGATCAAGAAATTATTCATAGACAAATGAGTAATAATTCTATTTATTATACAGCTAAGCCTACAAGAGAAAAATTGCATTGGCAGATTGAAAAAATGAGATATTCAGGAGAACCAGGATGGGTCAATGCAGAAGCAGCCTCCAAGAGAAGACCAGATATGAATGGAGTAAATCCTTGTGGAGAAATATTACTAGATTCAAAAGGTCTTTGTAATCTTACAACCATTAATGTATATGCTTTTATAAAAGAAGATCACACCTTAGATGTAGAAGGTTTAGTAGAGGCTCAGAGACTTTCTGTAAGAGCTGGATATAGAATGACATGTGTAGAGTTAGAACTCCCTAAATGGAATGATGTACAACAAAGGGACAAACTTGTAGGATGTTCGTTAACAGGATGGCAAGACATGGTCAATATGACAGAGATGATGAAAGAAAATCAAGAAGAAGTATTGAAAGTTCTAAGAGATGCGGCTCATGAAGAAGTAGAAAAATACGCAAAAGAAATTGGACAAAATAAGCCTCTTTTAGTAACTACAGTAAAACCTGAAGGAACACTCAGTCAACTTCCTACTGTATCTAGTGGAGTTCATTATTCTCACTCTCCATATTATATAAGAAGGATTCGTATTAGTGCAGATGATCCATTGGTAAAGGTATGTGAAGAATTAGGATATCCTGTATTCCCTGAAGTAGGGCAAGAGTGGGATACTTGTGCTACAAAGGTAGTAGAATTTCCTGTAAAAGCCCCTTTCGGAAAAACCAAATATGATGTTTCTGCAATTGAGCAATTAGAGAATTATAGAATGTTTATGAAATATTATGTAGATCATAATTGTTCTATTACGGTTCATGTAAGAGAACATGAATGGGAAGAAGTAGAACAATGGGTTTGGGATCATTGGCATGAGGTAGTCGCTCTTTCGTTTTTATCTTTAGATGATAATTTTTATAAGCTGCTCCCTTATGAAGCCATAGATGAAAAAGATTATAACAAAAGAGTGAAAGAAATGAAACCTTTTGTACCTTCTTTAATTAGAAAATATGAAAAAGAAGAAATAGAGATAGATTTAGGCAATGAAAGTTGTGAAGGGGGCATTTGTCCAATTAGATAG